In the genome of Pongo pygmaeus isolate AG05252 chromosome 9, NHGRI_mPonPyg2-v2.0_pri, whole genome shotgun sequence, one region contains:
- the LOC129007441 gene encoding LOW QUALITY PROTEIN: olfactory receptor 5AK2-like (The sequence of the model RefSeq protein was modified relative to this genomic sequence to represent the inferred CDS: substituted 1 base at 1 genomic stop codon), with the protein MAXGNSTEVTEFCLLGFGAQQEFWCILFVVFLLIYVTSIMGNTGIILLINTDSRFQTPMYFFLQHLAFVDICYTSAITPKMLQSFTEEKNLITFRGCVIQLLVYATFATSDCYLLAMMAADRYVAICKPLHYTVIMSRTVCIHLVAGSYIMGSINASVHTGFTFSLSFCKSNNINHFFCDGPPILALSCSNIDINIMLLVVFVGFNLMFTGLVVIFSYIYIMAIILKMSSSAGRKKSFSTCASHLTTVAIFYGTLCYMYLQSHSNNSQENMKVASIFYGTVIPMLNPLIYSLRNKEVKEALKLIGKKFF; encoded by the coding sequence ATGGCATGAGGAAACAGCACTGAAGTGACTGAATTCTGTCTTCTGGGATTTGGTGCCCAGCAAGAATTTTGGTGTATCCTCTTCGTTGTATTCCTTCTCATCTATGTGACCTCCATAATGGGTAATACTGGAATAATCTTACTCATCAACACAGATTCCAGATTTCAAACACCCATGTACTTTTTTCTACaacatttggcttttgttgataTCTGTTACACTTCTGCTATCACTCCCAAGATGCTCCAAAGCTTCACAGAAGAAAAGAATTTGATAACATTTCGGGGCTGTGTGATACAATTATTGGTTTATGCAACATTTGCAACCAGTGACTGTTATCTCCTGGCTATGATGGCAGCGGATCGTTATGTTGCAATCTGTAAGCCCCTTCACTATACCGTAATCATGTCCCGAACAGTCTGCATCCATTTGGTAGCTGGTTCATACATCATGGGCTCAATAAATGCCTCTGTACATACAGGTTTTACATTTTCACTGTCCTTCTGCAAGTCCAATAACATCAACCACTTTTTCTGTGATGGTCCCCCAATTCTTGCCCTTTCGTGCTCCAATATTGACATCAACATCATGCTACTTGTTGTCTTTGTGGGATTTAACTTGATGTTCACTGGGTTGGTCGTCATCTTTTCCTACATCTACATCATGGCCATCATCCTGAAAATGTCTTCTAGTGCAGGAAGGAAAAAATCCTTCTCAACATGTGCCTCCCACCTGACCACAGTCGCCATTTTCTATGGGACACTCTGTTACATGTACTTACAGTCTCATTCTAATAATTCCCAGGAGAATATGAAAGTGGCCTCTATATTTTATGGCACTGTTATTCCCATGTTGAATCCTTTAATCtacagcttgagaaataaagaagtaaaagaagCTTTAAAATTGATAGGGAAAAAGTTCTTTTAA